The following coding sequences are from one Sphingobacteriales bacterium window:
- a CDS encoding tetratricopeptide repeat protein produces MKFRLFALILILQGFSAFTQPVNEQLAIQYYNNGEFDKALDLFEQLYFSNSSSQFYYDYYLNCLLNLKDYKQAEAVAKKQIKKFPENPSYQVDLGYIYGLAGDSKKKVKIYTDLISSLKPDNQKIALLANALILRKEYAYAIEVYQKARKIFNNNAIFSYPLADLYQKTGQLTPMFQEYINLLKVNPEESEIIENKLQDVVAGDSAYHLLSELLITEIQSSAFNPDLIDLLVWLFVQRKDFKNAFIQVKALDKRLKDNNTRLVQLAELCMSNQDYEVADEIYNYILSKGEATPYYYHAKFGLIEVRYLKITSNQKPSVADLTEVESLYTDFLNREFYRFPDISEKVILRLAEIKAVYLGKTKEAIDLLEKYLKVPQITKTTQAYMKMALADYQVLNGNVYDAILLYLQVYNMYRDHPIGHEAKFRNARLSFFMGDFEWATDQLEVLKASTSELISNDALRLSLLIQDVLGIDSNEVPLKMYARGDFFMFKNQLDSASAVFDSIISGFQGHELIDDAWFAKAQIEAKKSDYQKAIEFYQKIFTDYRYGILADVSLFEAARIYEEKLKSPEKAKELYEKLITEYPDSVYIVEARKRFRILRGEKNI; encoded by the coding sequence ATGAAATTCAGATTGTTTGCCTTGATATTGATTTTACAGGGATTTTCAGCTTTTACACAGCCGGTCAATGAACAGCTTGCCATTCAATATTACAATAACGGAGAATTCGATAAAGCCCTTGATTTATTTGAACAATTATATTTCAGCAATTCCTCCTCTCAATTCTATTACGACTATTACCTGAACTGCCTGCTCAATCTGAAAGATTATAAACAGGCAGAAGCTGTGGCGAAAAAACAGATTAAAAAATTTCCTGAAAATCCTTCCTATCAGGTTGATTTAGGCTATATCTACGGACTTGCTGGCGATTCCAAAAAGAAAGTCAAGATATATACCGACCTGATTTCATCCTTAAAACCTGATAATCAAAAAATTGCACTTCTTGCCAATGCATTGATTCTGAGAAAAGAATATGCCTATGCCATTGAGGTTTATCAGAAAGCAAGGAAAATTTTCAACAACAATGCTATTTTCAGTTATCCCCTTGCCGATTTATATCAAAAAACCGGACAGCTGACACCGATGTTTCAGGAGTACATCAACTTACTGAAAGTCAATCCGGAAGAATCAGAAATTATTGAAAACAAGCTTCAGGACGTGGTAGCCGGAGATTCTGCCTATCATTTGCTCAGCGAATTACTGATTACAGAAATACAATCATCAGCGTTTAATCCGGATCTGATTGATTTGCTGGTCTGGCTTTTTGTTCAGCGAAAAGATTTTAAAAATGCATTTATTCAGGTTAAAGCCCTTGATAAACGTTTAAAAGACAACAATACACGCCTGGTTCAGCTGGCAGAGCTTTGTATGAGCAATCAGGACTATGAAGTGGCGGATGAAATTTACAATTATATCCTTTCAAAAGGCGAAGCCACTCCGTATTACTACCATGCAAAATTCGGATTGATTGAAGTCAGGTACCTGAAAATCACTTCCAATCAAAAACCTTCAGTTGCTGATCTTACTGAAGTTGAAAGCTTATATACCGATTTTTTAAACAGGGAATTTTACCGTTTTCCAGACATATCTGAAAAGGTAATTCTAAGACTGGCGGAAATAAAAGCGGTTTATCTTGGCAAGACAAAAGAGGCCATTGATTTACTCGAAAAATACCTGAAGGTGCCGCAGATTACCAAAACCACACAAGCGTACATGAAAATGGCACTGGCAGATTATCAGGTGCTGAATGGGAATGTTTATGACGCAATTTTGCTGTATTTACAGGTTTATAACATGTATCGCGATCACCCCATCGGACATGAAGCCAAGTTTCGCAATGCAAGGCTTTCCTTCTTTATGGGTGATTTTGAGTGGGCAACCGATCAATTGGAAGTTTTGAAAGCCTCTACCTCAGAGTTAATTTCTAACGATGCTCTGCGGCTTTCCTTGCTGATTCAGGATGTGTTAGGTATCGACAGCAATGAAGTCCCCTTAAAGATGTATGCCCGTGGCGATTTTTTCATGTTTAAAAATCAGCTCGACAGCGCTTCTGCCGTTTTCGACTCAATCATTTCCGGCTTTCAGGGTCACGAACTGATTGATGATGCCTGGTTTGCCAAAGCCCAGATTGAAGCCAAAAAATCTGATTATCAAAAAGCTATAGAGTTTTATCAGAAAATTTTTACGGATTACCGTTACGGAATTCTGGCAGATGTATCTCTTTTTGAGGCAGCCAGAATATATGAAGAAAAACTGAAAAGTCCTGAAAAAGCCAAAGAGCTTTATGAAAAGCTGATAACAGAATATCCTGATTCTGTTTATATTGTTGAGGCGAGAAAACGTTTTCGCATCCTCAGGGGAGAAAAAAACATCTGA
- a CDS encoding T9SS type B sorting domain-containing protein: MRVFLFAISGILMLTFCGQNLYATHARAGEIIYKQIGKPDEYKYEITVVYYTESTSPANRDDIDIYFGDNTKENVKLETRLYLGNFTFYNTYRTVHIYPGPGTYIIQFYDPNRIDGIKNMQYSVFTPFYVETMLKIDKFKGTNRSPVLLLPPIDYAEVKKVYKHNPGAYDPDGDSLVFTFIPPKQAVGKNVDGYYLPYAKNGFTLNRYTGDIRWDYPDTIGIFNIAILIEEFRNKERIGYMIRDMQIIVEKGINNPPYIDPINDTCIEAGKTLTLQIPLAAHDPDIYQKLEMTAIGGPFAVSPPVSVLNPSPATGTKDVVATFTWTPTCQHIRKEPYSVVVKVVDDHPLIPLADLEHFFIKVVGPAPKNLTAGNTIKGIRLTWEKPDVCNNVRGYYIYRKADSSFWDTSRCETGIPDYTGFERIASINHPDSLNFFDNNNGKGLVSGMTYCYRVTAKYLAEGNFELVEGYASNEVCARQQKDLPVITHVSIDKTSESSGIVWMDWSKPTELDTNLYKGPYKNVVLKSINGNPFQAYKVFNSATFYGLKDTLVYDTLQDTRNNYFSYQIEFYGTDNGNSYLLGKSQPASSVFLEIKPSHRKNYLIWSEAVPWYNEYYVIYRKNDISLQFDSIGVSKKHEYIDTGLINGKSYCYKIKSYGYYTAGEGFVFPLLNWSQEVCAEPADSIPPCAPKLKARAVCPELRNQLDWYFEDTLCSNEIYSFKIYYSKLSEDRFELITELQNPSLRSFNDNRPELSYSLAGCYMITAVDSFGNESSFSNPVCVENCPQYELPNIFTPNGDGINDLMKPLQGSMHVAKIDLKVFNRWGQLVFQTSDPAINWDGKDMMTGIDCSPGTYYYVCTVFQLLRQGNREVVLKGTVNINR; encoded by the coding sequence ATGAGAGTATTTTTATTCGCCATATCGGGCATCCTGATGCTGACCTTTTGCGGTCAAAATCTATATGCTACTCATGCACGTGCAGGGGAAATTATTTACAAGCAAATAGGCAAACCCGATGAATACAAATATGAAATCACAGTAGTTTATTACACCGAATCAACAAGTCCGGCCAACCGTGACGACATAGATATTTATTTTGGCGACAACACCAAGGAAAATGTCAAGCTTGAAACAAGGTTGTATCTTGGTAATTTCACCTTTTACAATACTTACCGGACAGTCCATATATATCCCGGCCCGGGGACCTATATCATTCAGTTTTACGACCCCAACCGGATTGATGGCATTAAAAATATGCAATACAGTGTTTTCACGCCTTTTTATGTGGAAACCATGCTCAAAATAGATAAATTCAAGGGTACCAACCGCTCACCTGTCCTTCTTCTTCCTCCCATTGACTATGCCGAGGTAAAAAAAGTTTACAAACACAATCCGGGCGCTTATGATCCGGATGGTGACAGTCTTGTTTTCACCTTCATTCCTCCCAAGCAGGCAGTAGGAAAAAATGTGGACGGTTACTATTTACCGTATGCAAAAAACGGGTTCACCTTAAACCGCTATACAGGAGACATCCGCTGGGATTATCCTGATACCATAGGCATTTTCAACATTGCCATTTTGATTGAGGAATTCCGGAACAAGGAGCGCATTGGCTATATGATCAGGGATATGCAGATAATTGTTGAGAAAGGCATCAACAATCCGCCATATATTGATCCCATAAACGATACCTGTATTGAGGCAGGAAAAACTCTAACTTTACAGATTCCTTTGGCAGCTCATGATCCTGACATTTACCAAAAATTAGAAATGACAGCTATAGGAGGGCCATTTGCCGTGAGTCCGCCTGTTTCGGTACTTAATCCATCACCCGCCACCGGAACGAAAGATGTTGTGGCCACTTTTACATGGACACCCACCTGCCAGCACATCCGCAAAGAGCCTTACTCTGTGGTCGTTAAAGTGGTTGATGATCATCCACTTATACCACTTGCCGATCTCGAACATTTTTTCATCAAAGTAGTAGGGCCGGCACCAAAAAATCTTACTGCCGGCAACACCATCAAAGGCATCCGGCTGACATGGGAAAAGCCTGATGTCTGTAACAATGTCAGGGGATATTATATTTACCGGAAGGCAGACTCGTCATTTTGGGACACCTCCCGCTGCGAAACCGGAATCCCGGACTATACCGGTTTTGAACGTATTGCCTCGATCAACCACCCCGACAGTCTTAACTTTTTCGATAACAACAATGGTAAAGGGCTGGTTTCGGGTATGACCTATTGCTACAGGGTTACCGCCAAATATCTGGCAGAAGGAAATTTTGAACTGGTCGAAGGATATGCTTCCAATGAAGTTTGTGCCCGCCAGCAAAAAGACTTGCCTGTTATCACCCATGTCTCAATTGACAAAACAAGTGAAAGTTCAGGAATCGTATGGATGGACTGGTCGAAACCAACAGAGCTGGATACAAATCTTTATAAAGGACCTTACAAAAATGTCGTGTTAAAATCCATTAACGGCAATCCATTTCAGGCTTACAAAGTCTTTAATTCTGCGACTTTTTACGGATTAAAAGACACTCTTGTCTATGACACGCTTCAGGACACACGAAATAACTATTTCAGCTACCAGATTGAATTTTACGGCACCGACAACGGAAACAGCTATCTTTTGGGAAAATCTCAGCCCGCTTCTTCTGTGTTTCTGGAAATTAAACCTTCCCACCGAAAAAATTATCTTATCTGGTCGGAAGCTGTTCCGTGGTATAATGAGTATTACGTCATTTACAGAAAGAATGACATCAGCCTTCAGTTTGATTCCATCGGAGTCTCGAAAAAACATGAATATATTGACACAGGCTTAATAAACGGAAAATCATATTGTTACAAAATCAAGTCTTATGGTTATTATACCGCTGGCGAAGGTTTTGTGTTCCCCTTGCTCAACTGGTCGCAGGAAGTTTGTGCCGAACCTGCCGATTCCATCCCCCCCTGTGCTCCGAAACTGAAAGCACGTGCTGTTTGTCCTGAATTAAGAAACCAGCTTGATTGGTATTTTGAAGATACCCTTTGTTCGAATGAAATCTATTCTTTTAAAATTTATTATTCTAAGCTTTCTGAAGACAGATTTGAACTGATTACTGAGCTTCAGAATCCTTCATTGCGTAGCTTCAATGACAATCGCCCCGAATTGAGTTATTCCCTGGCAGGATGCTACATGATTACTGCAGTGGACTCTTTTGGCAATGAAAGTAGCTTTTCCAATCCAGTTTGTGTGGAAAACTGTCCGCAATATGAATTACCCAACATATTTACTCCCAACGGAGATGGCATCAACGATTTGATGAAGCCTTTACAAGGGAGCATGCACGTAGCCAAGATAGATCTGAAAGTCTTTAACCGCTGGGGACAGCTTGTTTTTCAAACCTCAGACCCCGCCATCAACTGGGATGGTAAGGATATGATGACCGGAATTGATTGCTCTCCCGGAACTTATTATTATGTTTGCACCGTCTTTCAACTGCTTCGCCAGGGTAACAGGGAGGTAGTTCTCAAAGGCACCGTAAATATAAACAGATAA
- a CDS encoding riboflavin synthase, translated as MFSGIVETMGKVTRIEKKGTNLTFFIETGILKELHVDQSVSHNGVCLTIEKVYDDCYQITAVEETLNKTNLGRLKPGDYVNLERSLRMDSRFDGHIVQGHVDTTAECIDFQEADGSWYYRFKFQPGKNHLLVEKGSVCLDGVSLTAFNVDNQKGEFTVAIIPFTYQVTDFQFIRPGTIVNIEFDVLGKYIFTWIEAYRDYFEKK; from the coding sequence ATGTTCAGTGGCATTGTTGAAACCATGGGGAAAGTAACCCGAATTGAAAAAAAAGGCACCAACCTTACATTTTTTATTGAAACCGGGATTTTAAAGGAGCTTCATGTTGACCAGAGTGTATCACACAACGGAGTTTGTCTGACCATTGAAAAAGTATATGACGATTGTTATCAGATAACGGCAGTGGAAGAAACCCTTAATAAAACCAATCTTGGAAGATTAAAACCGGGCGATTATGTCAATCTGGAAAGAAGCCTGCGGATGGATAGCCGATTTGATGGCCATATTGTACAGGGACATGTTGATACAACAGCCGAATGCATTGATTTTCAGGAGGCTGATGGAAGCTGGTATTATCGATTTAAATTTCAGCCCGGGAAAAATCATTTACTTGTCGAAAAAGGATCTGTCTGTTTGGATGGCGTCAGCCTGACAGCTTTTAATGTTGATAATCAGAAAGGTGAGTTTACCGTTGCTATCATACCATTTACCTATCAGGTAACAGATTTTCAGTTTATTCGTCCGGGAACTATTGTCAATATTGAGTTTGACGTTTTAGGAAAATATATTTTCACCTGGATAGAGGCTTATCGTGATTATTTTGAGAAAAAATAA